The genomic region ATTACAACCGTGTAATCCTTCATTTGTTTCCGGAAGAGATGCGATTATCGCAGCCGATCAGGCTACAACCGGCGGACAGAATTACTGTATGATCTGGGATGTTTTTGCCAGAAGAGGTTTAGGGGTTAATGCATCTGCAGGTATGAATAGCGGTGTGGCCGCAATCAACGATCAGGTGGAAGATTTTACAACGCCTCCGCAAGGACCTAACTGTACGATGGCTGTGGATTATTTTGAGAATAAAGATATGATCAAAGTATATCCAAACCCATCTAACGGAACCTTTAATGTGTTTATCGGAAACTATACCGGTAAAGTATCATTACAGGTGTTTGATATAAACGGAAGAAATGTATACAGTCAGAAAGTTGAAGACTTCAATGTTGAAAAAACAATCAACCTGAAAGGATTGCAATCAGGAATGTATATTCTTAAAGTAGAAGGAGATAATTTAAATCATACCCAAAAGGTTATATTGAATTAATTCTAAAATAAAAAAGGTTCCGAAATGAACTGCCCCCAAAAAGTTAGACACTATTTGGGGGCATTTTTTATATCTTAAAAGGTGTAACTCAAACCGATTCCTAACAGTTGTTTAAACTGAATTTTAGGCCCTTGGGTAACCTGTACGCCGTCGATCTCTTTTTTCGATTTGATATCATCGTCATAAACGAGATTGGTCCCGATATTGGCTTTGACATATTCGTTAACGACAAGGTCCAGTTGTAATTGCCAGTCGACATCAATATTGCCGAATCTGTTTATATAATCGGTATAAAGACTTAAACGATGGTCGAGGAAGATATTCTTGTAAATCTCACTTTTCCATTGGTTGGTAACTAAAATACCGACTTCGGTTCGCGATCGTTTACCGTGAGTAATCAGGTTTCCGGCTTCGTCATATACCGCTTTGTCGACCCCAAAAGCACCCTGATCGGCTAAACGCTGATCCAATACTAAAGTAGTTTTCTGGGTTAAAGGGGAGAAATAAGCATTTAGCTTTTGTTCTTTATTAGAATACTCGGCTCCGACACCCAGAAATAAATAGGCGGGAGCAAAGGCTTTGGAAATCGCCAGATCAGTATTCGGATAGGCATATCCGCTGGTAAATTGCGTGTTGAAATTTAGTTTGGCACTGTGGTACCAGTTTGAAATACTGTCGTGACGGTAACCAAAAGTCGAATTCAGCTGAATCGCGTCATCGGTCTTGCGGAGTTCGCGTTCTTCCTGCTTATTAACGCCATAGCGTACGATTAGTTCGTTTTTCCACTTCACATTGCCTTTGACATAGTTTCGTAAAAAAGCACCCTTTAAAAGGCCTGAAATAGAGTTGTTTCCTCCAACACTCCAGTTGATAAATGCGATTTGGCTAAAATCAAGTCCGATGCTGTTTTTTTTGTGCCAATAGGAGGTGGTGTCGGGAATTGTAGTTCTTACTACGTCTTGTGCATTACTTTTTGGAATGGCTAAAATAAAAAGTAATCCGATTAGATACGGAGTAATCTTCATGGTAAATTTAGTTTTTAATTTTCTTTAGTTTGGCAAAAGTATTACAATCAGTAACTTGAAAAAATAGTTATCAGACTGTTAATATCAATTTTGCATTTTCTTTGCTGCTCAATAACTGTGCCGTGCTCGATAAATTCGTCCGGAATGCCCAGTATTTTAACACTTAACCCGGTGTAATGAATACTCATAAAAGTAGCTATAGTACTTCCAAAACCACCGAGTACCGATCCGTCTTCTATCGTGATCAGTTGTTCATGACTGTTACAGATTTCTTTTAGTGTATCAATGTCCAGTGGTTTTATAAACGGAAAATGATAGTGGGAAAACAAATCCCGGTTTTCGGTTTGTTCCAAAGCCTGTAGTACATTGTTTCCAATAGTTCCGGTCGATAGAATGGCAATTTTACGGCCTTTCGAAAGTCTTCGGGCTTTTCCGATTTCGATTTTTTCGAACGGAAGTTGCCAGTTCTGAATATAACCTCTTCCTCTCGGATAACGTATCGCTATCGGATGATCCAGTCCTAATTGTGCGGTATACATACCGTTTCGGAGTTCGATTTCATTTATAGGGGCAAATAAAATCAGATTGGGTATACAGTTTAGGTAAGTAATATCAAATACACCCTGATGTGTGGCGCCATCTTCTCCAACCAGGCCGGCTCGGTCCAGACAGAATATAACGGGTAAATTCTGTAAAGCTACATCGTGAATGACCTGATCGTAGGCACGTTGCAGAAAAGTGGAATAGATATTACAAAAGACAACCATTCCCTGAGTGGTCATTCCGGCAGCCAGTGTTACGGCATGTTGTTCGGCGATCCCTACATCGAAGGCGCGATCCGGAATTTCGTCCATCATAAATTTAAGAGACGAACCGGTGGGCATAGCCGGCGTAATCCCGATAATACGTTCGTTTTGACGCGCCAGTTCCACTAAGGTCAAACCGAAGACATCCTGGAATTTTGGTGGTAGATTTTCCTCCGGACGAGGAATAATCTCTCCGGTAGTTTTGTCGAATTTACCTGGAGCGTGATAACGAACCTGGTCTTTTTCGGCCTGTTCGAGTCCTTTTCCTTTTGTGGTGGTAATATGCAGGAATTTGGGTCCCTTTTTATCTTTTAATCGGATCAGTTCTTTAATTAACAATGGGATATCGTGACCGTCGATTGGTCCGGAATAATCAAAGTTTAAGGAACGGATCATGTTGTTATCCCTTGGATTGCTACCGTCTTTTACGGATGTCAGGTATGCTTTTAAAGCACCAACGCTTGGGTCAATCCCAATAGCGTTATCGTTTAAAATTACCAGTAAATTGGCATCGGTCACACCGGCGTGGTTTAAACCTTCAAAAGCCATTCCCGAGGCAATCGAAGCATCGCCAACTACAGCGATATGTTGTTTTTCGGTTTTGCCTTTTAGTTGGGAAGCAATTGCCATTCCCAAAGCGGCCGAAATAGCCGTGGAGGAATGTCCTACGCCAAAAGTATCGTAAATACTCTCATTGCGATTCGGGAAACCGGAAATACCACCCAATTGGCGGTTGGTGTGGAATACCGCGGCACGCTCGGTCAGGATTTTATGACCGTAGGCCTGATGTCCGACGTCCCATACCAGTTGATCATCCGGAGTGTTAAAAACATAATGTAGGGCTATGGTCAGCTCTACAACGCCTAAACTCGCACCCAAATGGCCTTCCTTTGTCGATACGATATCGATGATAAACTCCCGTAGTTCTTGTGCCAGAACCGGAAGTTGCTCAACAGGGAGCTTGCGTAAATCGGTGGGAGATAGTATGTTTGGTAATAGTTTTGCTGCCATGGTGCAAAGGTACAATTTGAAATTGTATTTTTGTTTTTATGGAAAACATTTTCACGGACGATTATTTTATGAAAAAGGCACTCCAGGAAGCGGAGATTGCTTTCGAAAAAGGAGAAATTCCGGTTGGTGCCATTGTGGTTGTCGACAATCGGGTCATTGCCAGAAGTCACAATCTGACGGAGTTGTTAAACGATGTTACGGCGCATGCCGAAATGCAATCGATTACGGCGGCGGCTAATTTTTTGGGTGGAAAATACCTGAAAGATTGTACGCTTTACGTAACACTGGAGCCGTGTCAGATGTGTGCCGGAGCCTTATATTGGAGTCAGATTTCGAAAGTCGTTTACGGTGCTTACGACGCGCATCGTGGCTATCGTAAAATGGGAGCGCAATTGCATCCGAAAACAACAGTGGTAACCGGTGTTATGGAACAGGAGTGCGGGGCTTTAATGAAGGCTTTCTTTCAGAAAAGACGCTGATTACAGGTATAAAAAAAACCGCTCCGTTTCACAACGAGCGGTTTTGGATTTATTTAATTTCACTTCCATCTTTGTCGAAGAAGTGATATTCTAAGTACGTGTAAGCGTCACGAGGTATAACTTTCACCCATTTTTTATGTTCAAAAAACCATTTTGAACGTAATGATGGAAAACCTTTAGTTATATACGCAGCCACAAAGGGATGCGCATTCAGAACCACTTTTTTGTGATCCTTAAAAATTCGTTCTAGATCAGCCGATATTTTATCAATAATCAGGATAGGAGCTTCAATTTCCCCGTTTTCATTATTCGGGTTTTCTTCTCTTGTTTTGATATTAACTTCGGGTCTGACTCTTTGTCTAGTAATTTGAATTAATCCAAATTTGCTAGGAGGCAAGATTTTATGTTTTGCTTTGTCATCGCTCATTTCCTCTCGTAAGAAATCGTAGAGCACTTTACGGTTGTCAGGATTTGACATGTCGATAAAATCGATTACAATAATACCACCCATGTCGCGTAATCGTAATTGTCGGGCTATTTCGGCCGCAGCAATCAGATTTACTTCTAAGGCAGTGTCTTCCTGGTTTTGCGCTTTGTTGGAGCGGTTACCGCTGTTGACGTCGATTACATGTAAAGCCTCGGTGTGTTCTATGATTAAGTAAGCTCCTTTGCTCATAGATACCGTTCTTCCAAATGACGTCTTAATTTGTCGCTCTATGTTGTATTTCTCAAAAAGAGGTAACTCTTTCGATTGATAATGCTTAACAATAGATACTTTAGCAGGAGCTATTTCTTGCAAATACTCCTTCGTTTGATAATACAGATCCTCATCATCAATATGAATACCGGTAAAGGTATCATTAAAGACATCGCGTAGTATTGAGGACGCTCGGTTGAGTTCGCCTAATACTTTTGAAGGATGATGCGCTGTAGGGATTCGCTTACACATTGTGGTCCATTTGTCCAGCAAATTCTGTAAGTCTTTGTCGAGTTCAGCTACTTTTTTGCCTTCTGCTACTGTTCTGACAATAACACCAAATCCTTTTGGTTTGATAGATTGAACCAAACGTTTTAATCGGTCTTTTTCTTCTTTCGATTCGATTTTTTGTGAAATCGAGATGCGATCCGAAAAAGGAACTAAAACAACATATCGCCCGGCCAGTGAAAGTTCGGAACTTATTCGTGGCCCTTTGGTAGATATCGGTTCTTTAACTACTTGAACTAAAATTGACTGATTGGCACTTAACACGTCGGATATTGCGCCATCCTTGTCGATTTCAGGTTCAAAAGGAAAGTTTTTTAGGGAGAAATCTTTTATTTTACCTGCGCTTACAAGTTTAATGAATTTCATTAGAGAAGATAGGTTTGGACCTAAATCATGATAATGTAAAAAGGCATCTTTTTCGAAGCCTACATTTACAAAGGCCGCATTCAATCCTGCTACCGGTTTTCGGATCTTGGCAATAAAAATATCACCTACCTGAAAGCCGTTTTTTTCGCCTTCTTCTCTGTGTAATTCAATTAGTTTTCCATCTTTTAATAAGGCAAAATCTACCGCTTCTGAACTGGATCGGATAATTAATTCCTTGTTCACTTGGTACATTTTTATCCATACAATAATAGCCGCTATCGTAATAGTGCTACCAACGTACAGATGGATTTAACATTAAATTTACAGGTTTTACCCGGGAAACCATAATTGGAATAGTAAATAAAAAACTATAAATCATAGATTTGTAGTTAAAAACTTACTGATTTGTTCCGTTTTTTATGATTTCAATTTCAATGAACTTTAGACTTTAAAAAGAAAAAAGTAGTTTTAAACTACTTTTTCTTCTTATGACGGTTAGCTCTCGCTCTCTTTTTACGTTTGTGAGTTGCTACCTTATGTCTTTTTCTTTTTTTACCACTTGGCATAAATTGTAGTGTTTAGAGTGATTAATAAATTAGTTAACTTTTACTTCAGTATTCGTTTTCACGCCATCAACAAAAACTTTTGCTGGTTTGAAAGCCGGGATGTTGTGGGCAGGAATCTTAATTGTAGTGTTTTTAGAGATGTTTCTACCGGTTTTCTCAGCTCTTGTTTTGATGATAAAGCTACCAAAACCTCTTAAGTATACGTTGTCACCAGTTTCTAATGAGTTTTTTACTTCGTCCATAAAAGACTCAACTGTTGCTTGTACATCTCCTTTTTCTAGACCCAATTTCTCGGAAATTTTCGCTACGATGTCTGCTTTCGTCATTTTCTTTCGTATTTATATTGATGTGTAATTTTTTGAGTTTGCAAATATAGGAATTAAAAATACAATATTTCAACCTTAATCGATTAAAATTTAATTACATAAAGTTTTATTTTTGTATCCTAATTTTTTATAATGGATTTTTCTAACTCGTTAATCCAGTGGTATTTGCGGTCTAAGCGCGATTTGCCATGGCGAAAAACGGCGGATCCCTATCGTATATGGCTGTCAGAAATCATGTTGCAACAAACGCGGGTTGCGCAGGGTTTGCCGTATTTTTTAGCGTTTGTTGACGCTTTTCCAACTGTTTTTGATCTGGCAAATGCCGATGAGGAAAAAGTGCTAAAACTCTGGCAGGGTTTGGGCTACTATTCGAGGGCGCGAAATCTGCACGCTACGGCACAATATATCGCCCAGGAACGAAATGGCGTATTTCCCGAAAATTACGAAGGTCTTTTAAAGTTAAAAGGAGTAGGGGAATATACCGCAGCGGCAATTGCATCTATTTCTTATGGAGAGCCGGTTCCGGTGGTCGATGGGAATGTGTTTCGTGTATTGGCGCGGTATTTTGATGTGGAAACGGATATTGCTGCTCCGGCGGCTAAAAAAGAATTTAAAGCATTGGCGGCCGAATTGTTGCCGGTAGATAAAGCATCGCTGTTTAATCAGGCGATGATGGAATTTGGTGCTTTGCAGTGTGTACCTAAAAATCCCGATTGTGCTTCCTGTGTGTTTAATGACAGTTGTGCGGCCTTGCAAAAAAAGAAAGTGGATCGGTTGCCGGTAAAATTAAAAAAAACAAAAATTACCAATCGCTATCTGAATTATATTTTGTTTGTAGATCCCTCCGGAAATACAATTGTGCAAAAACGACAGGATAAAGGAATCTGGTTCGGATTGTATGAATTTCCGTTGGTCGAAACTATGACCGATATACATCGCGATGCTATGCCGGAACAGCTTGTGAAAAGTGTTACAATTCCGGATGGAGGTCGTTTGCAGGAATTCCGCCTTTTAAATGAAAAACAAATTCTTCACAAGCTTTCGCATCAACATTTGCATATTTATTTTTGGGAATTAAAGACTGCTGATATTATGTCGGGCAGTTTGTCATGGAGTGACGTTCAAAAGCTTCCATTTCCTATTGTGATATATAATTTTATCACAGAGTATGTAAAAAATAAATAGAATTAGTATATTTGAGTTAATAAATAGGTACGAGCCATGAACGGAACGGTAAATAAAGTCATGTTAATTGGACATTTGGGAGATGATGTGAAAATGCATTATTTCGAAGGAGGTAATTGTATTGGACGTTTTCCTCTAGCAACCAATGAGGTGTATATTAATAAGACAACAAACGAAAGAATCACTTCCACAGAATGGCATAATCTTGTGGTGCGCAATAAAGCGGCTGAAATATGCGAAAAATATCTTTCGAAAGGAGATAAAATTTATGTGGAAGGTCGTATCAAATCCAGACAATGGCAAGCCGAAGACGGTACTACGAAGTACACTACCGAAATCCAGGTGACCGAGTTTACCTTTTTAACAACGAAAAAGGAAATCGAAAACAATAAACCAGGTTTTCCGACTTCGGGTGATACCGCTAAACCATCATTTGAGGCACCGGGCACGCCGATGCAAAATGATGATATGCCGTTTTAATTGTGTAACTAATTCTGTTTGATTTGGACTCAGACCCCGTCAGTTTACTCAGTACTATAGATTTTAACCTGATACTTCTAATTGCAGGAATAGTGTTCCTGTTGTGCTGTTCTGCACTGATATCCGGTGCCGAAACCGCACTTTTCTCACTTAATAAAAAAGAAATCGAAGCCTTGAGAGCTGGCGATGGAATCCGTGGAAAGCAAATCGGCAGATTGTTGGAAGCGCCTAAAAAGTTGTCGATGACGTTTTTGGTGGCCAATAACTTTTCGAATATTGCGATCGTGGTCTTGTTTTCCTATCTGGGCGATCGGGTTTTTTCGGAATTGATGGCGATCGGGACTAAAATTCTGCTGGAAATCGCATTGGTAGCGGTGCTGATTCTTTTCTTTGGAGAGGTACTGCCCAAAATGTATGCGACCCGTAATAATGTCAAATTTGCACAGGGTGT from Flavobacterium sp. WV_118_3 harbors:
- a CDS encoding DUF3078 domain-containing protein, coding for MKITPYLIGLLFILAIPKSNAQDVVRTTIPDTTSYWHKKNSIGLDFSQIAFINWSVGGNNSISGLLKGAFLRNYVKGNVKWKNELIVRYGVNKQEERELRKTDDAIQLNSTFGYRHDSISNWYHSAKLNFNTQFTSGYAYPNTDLAISKAFAPAYLFLGVGAEYSNKEQKLNAYFSPLTQKTTLVLDQRLADQGAFGVDKAVYDEAGNLITHGKRSRTEVGILVTNQWKSEIYKNIFLDHRLSLYTDYINRFGNIDVDWQLQLDLVVNEYVKANIGTNLVYDDDIKSKKEIDGVQVTQGPKIQFKQLLGIGLSYTF
- a CDS encoding HU family DNA-binding protein, with translation MTKADIVAKISEKLGLEKGDVQATVESFMDEVKNSLETGDNVYLRGFGSFIIKTRAEKTGRNISKNTTIKIPAHNIPAFKPAKVFVDGVKTNTEVKVN
- a CDS encoding 1-deoxy-D-xylulose-5-phosphate synthase: MAAKLLPNILSPTDLRKLPVEQLPVLAQELREFIIDIVSTKEGHLGASLGVVELTIALHYVFNTPDDQLVWDVGHQAYGHKILTERAAVFHTNRQLGGISGFPNRNESIYDTFGVGHSSTAISAALGMAIASQLKGKTEKQHIAVVGDASIASGMAFEGLNHAGVTDANLLVILNDNAIGIDPSVGALKAYLTSVKDGSNPRDNNMIRSLNFDYSGPIDGHDIPLLIKELIRLKDKKGPKFLHITTTKGKGLEQAEKDQVRYHAPGKFDKTTGEIIPRPEENLPPKFQDVFGLTLVELARQNERIIGITPAMPTGSSLKFMMDEIPDRAFDVGIAEQHAVTLAAGMTTQGMVVFCNIYSTFLQRAYDQVIHDVALQNLPVIFCLDRAGLVGEDGATHQGVFDITYLNCIPNLILFAPINEIELRNGMYTAQLGLDHPIAIRYPRGRGYIQNWQLPFEKIEIGKARRLSKGRKIAILSTGTIGNNVLQALEQTENRDLFSHYHFPFIKPLDIDTLKEICNSHEQLITIEDGSVLGGFGSTIATFMSIHYTGLSVKILGIPDEFIEHGTVIEQQRKCKIDINSLITIFSSY
- a CDS encoding ribonuclease E/G; translation: MYQVNKELIIRSSSEAVDFALLKDGKLIELHREEGEKNGFQVGDIFIAKIRKPVAGLNAAFVNVGFEKDAFLHYHDLGPNLSSLMKFIKLVSAGKIKDFSLKNFPFEPEIDKDGAISDVLSANQSILVQVVKEPISTKGPRISSELSLAGRYVVLVPFSDRISISQKIESKEEKDRLKRLVQSIKPKGFGVIVRTVAEGKKVAELDKDLQNLLDKWTTMCKRIPTAHHPSKVLGELNRASSILRDVFNDTFTGIHIDDEDLYYQTKEYLQEIAPAKVSIVKHYQSKELPLFEKYNIERQIKTSFGRTVSMSKGAYLIIEHTEALHVIDVNSGNRSNKAQNQEDTALEVNLIAAAEIARQLRLRDMGGIIVIDFIDMSNPDNRKVLYDFLREEMSDDKAKHKILPPSKFGLIQITRQRVRPEVNIKTREENPNNENGEIEAPILIIDKISADLERIFKDHKKVVLNAHPFVAAYITKGFPSLRSKWFFEHKKWVKVIPRDAYTYLEYHFFDKDGSEIK
- the mutY gene encoding A/G-specific adenine glycosylase, which encodes MDFSNSLIQWYLRSKRDLPWRKTADPYRIWLSEIMLQQTRVAQGLPYFLAFVDAFPTVFDLANADEEKVLKLWQGLGYYSRARNLHATAQYIAQERNGVFPENYEGLLKLKGVGEYTAAAIASISYGEPVPVVDGNVFRVLARYFDVETDIAAPAAKKEFKALAAELLPVDKASLFNQAMMEFGALQCVPKNPDCASCVFNDSCAALQKKKVDRLPVKLKKTKITNRYLNYILFVDPSGNTIVQKRQDKGIWFGLYEFPLVETMTDIHRDAMPEQLVKSVTIPDGGRLQEFRLLNEKQILHKLSHQHLHIYFWELKTADIMSGSLSWSDVQKLPFPIVIYNFITEYVKNK
- a CDS encoding single-stranded DNA-binding protein, which produces MNGTVNKVMLIGHLGDDVKMHYFEGGNCIGRFPLATNEVYINKTTNERITSTEWHNLVVRNKAAEICEKYLSKGDKIYVEGRIKSRQWQAEDGTTKYTTEIQVTEFTFLTTKKEIENNKPGFPTSGDTAKPSFEAPGTPMQNDDMPF
- a CDS encoding nucleoside deaminase, encoding MENIFTDDYFMKKALQEAEIAFEKGEIPVGAIVVVDNRVIARSHNLTELLNDVTAHAEMQSITAAANFLGGKYLKDCTLYVTLEPCQMCAGALYWSQISKVVYGAYDAHRGYRKMGAQLHPKTTVVTGVMEQECGALMKAFFQKRR